The following are encoded together in the Lathyrus oleraceus cultivar Zhongwan6 chromosome 3, CAAS_Psat_ZW6_1.0, whole genome shotgun sequence genome:
- the LOC127125764 gene encoding tryptophan synthase alpha chain — protein sequence MAIAFKSSCFLQLNKPENSFRVSFSSKKTIVSVKRITPVAAIKTMETVGLSETFKRLKEQGKVALIPYVTAGDPDLSTTAEALKVLDSCGCDIIELGVPYSDPLADGPVIQAAATRALARGTNFDSIIAMLKEVIPHLSTPIALFTYYNPILKRGTGKFMATVRDTGVHGLVVPDVPLEETKMLREEAKKNGIELVLLTTPTTPANRMKAIVDAAEGFVYLVSSVGVTGARASVSAKVQALLRDIKEATTKPVAVGFGISTPEHVKQLAGWGADGVIVGSAIVKVLGDAKSPQEGLKELEIFTRSLKSALD from the exons ATGGCCATTGCATTTAAATCATCTTGCTTCTTGCAATTGAACAAACCCGAGAACAGTTTCCGGGTCAGTTTTTCCTCCAAGAAAACTATAGTTTCAGTTAAAAGAATCACTCCGGTCGCTGCTATCAAGACCATGGAAACAGTTGGACTCTCAGAAACATTCAAAAGGCTGAAGGAACAAGGAAAA GTGGCTTTAATCCCATACGTCACAGCTGGTGATCCCGATCTTTCAACCACAGCAGAAGCACTCAAGGTGCTTGATTCATGTGGATGTGACATTATTGAGCTCGGTGTTCCTTACTCTGATCCTTTGGCAGATGGACCTGTTATCCAG GCTGCTGCTACGCGAGCTTTAGCAAGGGGGACTAATTTTGATTCAATTATTGCTATGTTGAAGGAG GTTATTCCGCATTTATCTACTCCGATTGCACTGTTTACATATTACAACCCTATACTTAAGCGTGGTACGGGGAAATTTATGGCCACTGTAAGAGACACCGGTGTACATG GGCTTGTAGTCCCCGATGTTCCTCTGGAGGAGACAAAAATGTTAAGGGAAGAAGCTAAGAAGAATGGAATTGAACTG GTACTTCTCACAACACCCACCACTCCAGCAAACCGAATGAAAGCCATTGTTGACGCTGCAGAAGGATTTGTGTATCTT GTGAGCTCCGTGGGGGTGACTGGAGCCCGAGCGTCAGTTAGTGCTAAAGTTCAGGCCCTTCTGCGGGACATCAAAGAG gCAACAACAAAGCCCGTGGCAGTTGGTTTTGGAATATCAACACCTGAACATGTGAAGCAG TTAGCGGGATGGGGAGCTGATGGCGTGATTGTTGGCAGTGCTATTGTGAAGGTGCTCGGCGATGCCAAATCTCCCCAAGAAGGATTGAAAGAACTGGAAATTTTCACCCGCTCCTTAAAATCAGCACTTGATTGA